A DNA window from Armatimonadota bacterium contains the following coding sequences:
- a CDS encoding 3-methylitaconate isomerase, translating to MRHQVPIRCVIMRGGTSKGVFLRECDLPQDPALRDRVILALFGSPDPRQIDGLGGADILTSKVVIVGPPSRPDADLDYTFGQVSITEPYVDYDINCGNLSAAVAVYAVEEGWVRPRDPITRVRMHNTNTRKVLVAEVPVRGGAPLVEGDCAIDGVPGTGAPILLDYAETVGATTGRLLPTGSVRNEVFVPVLGRAITVSVVDVANACVFFPAQAVGWRGTEGPGETTREVLDAVDALRREVARRLDLPVDGLVPIPVAVAPPAVYRTLQGHPVLESENHLLVRLLGGRPLSLHKTFAGTAAVCAAVAACIPGTVPQEACRRPTGSPEVILGHPSGTFVVQVRVSGSVEGWQVERASYLRTARRLMEGYAFLRPGVFAP from the coding sequence ATGCGGCACCAGGTACCCATCCGGTGCGTGATCATGCGGGGAGGGACCAGCAAGGGAGTGTTCCTGCGGGAATGCGACCTCCCCCAGGATCCCGCCCTCCGAGACCGGGTGATCCTCGCCCTCTTCGGGAGCCCGGATCCCCGGCAGATCGACGGACTGGGTGGGGCAGACATCCTCACCAGCAAGGTGGTGATCGTGGGTCCTCCTTCCCGCCCGGACGCGGATCTGGACTACACGTTCGGGCAGGTGAGCATCACGGAGCCCTACGTAGACTACGACATCAACTGCGGCAACCTCTCCGCCGCGGTGGCGGTGTACGCGGTGGAGGAGGGATGGGTCCGACCTCGGGATCCCATCACCAGGGTCCGCATGCACAATACGAACACCCGTAAAGTCCTGGTGGCGGAGGTGCCTGTGCGGGGTGGGGCTCCACTCGTGGAGGGCGACTGCGCCATCGACGGCGTTCCGGGTACGGGAGCCCCCATCCTCCTGGACTACGCGGAGACCGTGGGTGCCACCACGGGTCGGCTTCTTCCCACGGGCTCGGTACGGAATGAAGTGTTCGTCCCCGTGTTGGGACGAGCGATCACCGTGAGCGTGGTGGACGTGGCCAATGCGTGCGTCTTCTTCCCCGCGCAGGCGGTGGGCTGGCGGGGAACAGAGGGGCCGGGGGAGACGACGCGGGAGGTCCTGGACGCGGTGGATGCCCTCCGGCGCGAGGTGGCCCGACGCCTGGACCTACCGGTAGACGGCCTCGTGCCCATCCCCGTGGCGGTGGCGCCTCCCGCGGTCTACCGCACGCTCCAGGGCCACCCCGTCCTGGAATCCGAGAACCACCTCCTGGTCCGGCTGCTGGGAGGTAGACCCCTTTCCCTGCACAAGACCTTCGCGGGCACCGCCGCCGTGTGTGCGGCCGTCGCCGCCTGCATCCCCGGGACCGTGCCACAGGAAGCCTGCCGGAGACCTACGGGCTCACCCGAGGTGATCCTGGGACACCCCAGCGGTACTTTCGTGGTGCAGGTGCGGGTCTCGGGCTCGGTAGAGGGTTGGCAGGTGGAACGTGCCAGCTACCTGCGCACCGCCCGGCGTCTGATGGAAGGGTACGCCTTTCTGCGGCCCGGGGTCTTTGCTCCGTAA